One part of the Thiohalorhabdus denitrificans genome encodes these proteins:
- a CDS encoding ammonium transporter: MNGLKELSYALDTFYFLMSGALVMWMAAGFAMLEAGLVRGKNTAEILTKNVALFATASIMYLLVGYQIMYGSSLTSVIPGLGFLIGADNTTEAVLAGGDGAPYYSNLSDFFFQVVFVATAMSIVSGAVAERMKLWAFLAFAVIMTGFIYPVQGMWTWGGGWLDQAGFSDFAGSGIVHMAGASAALAGVLLLGPRRGKYGPGGVINAIPGANLPLATLGTFVLWLGWFGFNGGSELAVASVESANNVARVFVNTNAAAAAGVVAALLTARVLFGKADLTMTLNGALAGLVAITAEPLAPTPLLATVVGAVGGILVVFSIVGLDKLKIDDPVGAISVHGVVGIWGLLAVLLSNEGASLGGQLLGIVGIFAWVFLASLLVWGVLKAVVGIRVSEELEYEGLDLSECGLEAYPEFEGSRT; this comes from the coding sequence CTGAATGGACTGAAAGAGCTGAGCTACGCCCTGGACACCTTCTATTTCCTGATGTCCGGGGCGCTGGTGATGTGGATGGCGGCGGGCTTCGCCATGCTCGAGGCGGGGCTGGTGCGGGGCAAGAACACCGCCGAGATCCTGACCAAGAACGTGGCGCTGTTCGCCACCGCCAGCATCATGTACCTGCTGGTGGGTTACCAGATCATGTACGGATCGTCGCTGACCTCGGTCATTCCCGGGCTCGGCTTCCTGATCGGGGCGGACAACACCACCGAGGCGGTGCTCGCCGGCGGCGACGGTGCCCCGTACTACTCCAACCTGTCGGATTTCTTCTTCCAGGTGGTGTTCGTGGCCACGGCCATGTCCATCGTCTCCGGAGCGGTGGCGGAGCGCATGAAGCTGTGGGCCTTCCTGGCCTTCGCGGTGATCATGACCGGCTTTATCTACCCGGTGCAGGGCATGTGGACTTGGGGCGGCGGCTGGCTCGACCAGGCGGGCTTCTCGGACTTCGCCGGCTCCGGCATCGTGCACATGGCGGGCGCCTCCGCGGCCCTGGCCGGGGTGCTTCTGCTCGGGCCACGGCGGGGCAAGTACGGCCCCGGCGGCGTCATCAACGCCATCCCCGGCGCCAACTTGCCGCTGGCCACGCTCGGCACCTTCGTGCTGTGGCTGGGCTGGTTCGGCTTCAACGGCGGCTCCGAGCTGGCGGTGGCCAGCGTGGAGTCGGCCAACAACGTCGCCCGGGTCTTCGTCAACACCAACGCCGCCGCGGCTGCCGGCGTGGTGGCCGCGTTGCTGACCGCGCGCGTCCTGTTCGGCAAGGCCGACCTCACCATGACCCTGAACGGCGCTTTGGCCGGGCTGGTGGCCATCACCGCCGAGCCGCTTGCGCCGACGCCGCTGCTGGCCACCGTGGTCGGTGCCGTGGGCGGGATCCTGGTGGTGTTCTCCATCGTGGGGCTCGACAAGCTCAAGATCGATGACCCGGTGGGCGCCATCTCGGTCCACGGCGTGGTGGGGATCTGGGGGCTGCTGGCGGTGCTGCTGTCCAACGAAGGCGCCAGCCTGGGCGGTCAGCTCCTCGGCATCGTGGGCATCTTCGCCTGGGTATTCCTTGCCAGCCTCCTGGTCTGGGGCGTGCTCAAGGCGGTGGTGGGCATCCGTGTCTCCGAGGAGCTGGAGTACGAGGGCCTGGATCTGAGCGAGTGCGGTCTGGAGGCCTACCCGGAGTTCGAGGGGTCCCGCACCTGA
- a CDS encoding symmetrical bis(5'-nucleosyl)-tetraphosphatase, producing MAVYAIGDIQGCGEELEGLLGRIGFDSQRDRLWVVGDLVNRGPRSLQVLRRLRGLGDAVQVVLGNHDLHLIALAHGYAAFRRKDTLAELLEAEDGPALADWLRRQPLLHEAVDPRWTMVHAALAPGWDLAEARLRAEAVSQVLRDRWGPELAGSLSTATLPTHDPPPEREWEWLRFTAAVLTRTRYCTAEGEFDWGGAPPADPRFRPWYAHSERRWRGTRVVYGHWAANGLTRSGDVLGLDSGCVWGGALTAARLDADPPALWQWECPGHWTPGRD from the coding sequence TTGGCCGTCTACGCCATCGGTGACATCCAAGGCTGCGGGGAAGAGCTGGAAGGCCTGCTGGGCCGGATCGGCTTCGACTCCCAACGGGACCGGCTGTGGGTGGTGGGGGACCTGGTGAACCGGGGGCCGCGGTCCCTGCAGGTGCTGCGCCGGCTGCGCGGGCTGGGGGACGCCGTCCAAGTGGTGCTGGGCAACCACGACCTGCACCTCATCGCCCTGGCGCACGGCTACGCGGCCTTCCGCAGGAAGGACACGCTGGCGGAGCTCCTGGAGGCGGAGGACGGACCGGCCCTGGCGGACTGGCTGCGGCGGCAGCCCTTGCTCCACGAGGCCGTAGACCCCCGCTGGACCATGGTCCACGCCGCCCTGGCCCCCGGCTGGGACCTGGCCGAGGCCCGCCTCCGGGCGGAGGCGGTCAGCCAGGTGCTGCGGGACCGGTGGGGCCCGGAGCTGGCCGGATCCCTGTCCACCGCCACGCTGCCCACCCACGACCCCCCACCCGAGCGGGAGTGGGAATGGCTCCGCTTCACCGCCGCGGTGCTGACCCGCACCCGCTACTGCACGGCGGAGGGGGAGTTCGATTGGGGAGGAGCCCCGCCGGCGGACCCCCGCTTCCGTCCCTGGTACGCCCACTCGGAACGGCGCTGGCGGGGGACGCGGGTGGTCTACGGCCACTGGGCCGCCAACGGGCTCACCCGCTCCGGGGACGTCCTCGGCCTCGACTCGGGCTGCGTTTGGGGCGGAGCGCTCACCGCCGCCCGATTGGACGCGGACCCTCCGGCCCTTTGGCAATGGGAGTGTCCGGGCCACTGGACCCCGGGGCGGGACTGA
- a CDS encoding EAL domain-containing protein: MGTLLLLSITVRLAGLGLTLWLLLRDRRMPILFLAALTSLMAARQGITFAQMDTPWLGGPWISELPGLAVSFLILGVVLASMRLLREEGRQFSFWDNVSREAGFAFATVAPDQTLRRVSTNIRELLGYSPEALAGRTFHSLTAPGSPLRELPTPQEAPDLVRGLRREAVLLSRDGQRIPVRIFLRHLGTPLYERRHYNLVIADRREEVQARQLQETIADLAREAEDIITNEGWGLVHIAERAAAALNVERFNVWWFSPDYQHLRCAENFDRTAGRHTAGEVLDTAQAPVYVEALRANRVLKVEDSASDPNLRELTPTYLARHGVRALLDAPILLEGEVAGVVCFEHTGGRRAWSEAEVAFAGSIADLVALARTAGRHRKRAEQLAQQAYLDPLTGLLNWQYLQQRLQEEVERQEATGEPRLALLYIDIDQFRYVNDTLGHETGDHLLAEVGKELIAAQPTDSLLGRVGGDAFVLAVPGLDEQAACGVGETIRDRLAHFGFRVGKRDMTLSVSIGVAPLRDTSDTAGDLLARADLACNQAKEAGRNRISLYQPGETAGQLMSKRLEMFHRLRRALNQDRFRLVYQPIRGLGGNTGDFHETLLRMEEDGELLLPAEFLPTAERFSLMGEIDRWVVRHALAKLATERRERPGLTFSINLSASAFNDQQLCDEIRQEIERWELDPSAVVFEITETVAIANMAAAKAMIWTLKEMGCRFSLDDFGSGFASFAYLRELPVDLVKIDGHFIRELSGSTLDLAIVRSLVDIAHTLGKEVVAEFVENGQTLALLQEMGVHYGQGAYLGPPQAEPAPVLRRPRPAVGEG; the protein is encoded by the coding sequence ATGGGCACCCTGCTCCTCCTCTCCATCACGGTCCGCCTGGCGGGCCTGGGCCTGACCCTCTGGCTCCTGCTCCGGGACCGCCGCATGCCTATCCTCTTCCTCGCCGCGCTCACCTCCCTCATGGCGGCCCGCCAGGGCATCACCTTCGCCCAGATGGACACCCCCTGGCTGGGCGGGCCCTGGATCTCCGAGCTCCCCGGCCTGGCCGTCTCCTTCCTGATACTGGGGGTGGTGCTGGCCTCAATGCGTCTCCTCCGCGAGGAGGGCCGGCAGTTCTCCTTCTGGGACAACGTGTCCCGCGAGGCGGGCTTCGCCTTCGCCACCGTGGCCCCGGATCAGACCCTGCGCCGCGTCTCCACCAATATCCGCGAACTGCTGGGGTACTCCCCCGAGGCCCTGGCGGGCCGGACTTTCCACTCCCTCACCGCGCCCGGTTCGCCGCTGCGGGAGCTCCCCACGCCCCAGGAGGCGCCCGACCTGGTCCGCGGCCTCCGCCGAGAGGCGGTTCTGCTGTCCCGGGACGGCCAGCGGATCCCGGTGCGGATCTTCCTGCGCCACCTGGGCACGCCCCTGTATGAGCGCCGTCACTACAACCTGGTAATCGCGGACCGCCGGGAGGAGGTGCAGGCACGCCAGCTCCAGGAAACCATCGCCGACCTGGCCCGGGAGGCGGAGGACATCATCACCAACGAGGGCTGGGGCCTGGTGCACATCGCCGAGCGCGCCGCCGCCGCCCTGAACGTGGAACGGTTCAACGTGTGGTGGTTCTCCCCCGACTACCAGCACCTGCGCTGCGCCGAGAACTTCGATCGCACAGCGGGGCGCCACACCGCCGGGGAGGTGCTGGATACGGCGCAGGCCCCCGTCTACGTGGAGGCCCTACGTGCCAACCGGGTTCTAAAGGTGGAGGATTCGGCCTCGGACCCCAACCTCCGCGAACTGACGCCTACCTATCTGGCCCGGCACGGTGTACGGGCCCTGCTGGACGCCCCAATCCTCCTCGAGGGCGAGGTGGCGGGGGTGGTCTGCTTCGAGCACACCGGCGGACGGCGCGCCTGGAGCGAGGCGGAGGTGGCCTTCGCCGGCTCCATCGCCGATCTGGTAGCCCTGGCCCGCACCGCGGGCCGCCACCGCAAGCGCGCGGAGCAGCTCGCCCAGCAGGCCTATCTGGACCCGCTGACCGGGCTCCTTAACTGGCAATACCTCCAGCAGCGCCTCCAGGAGGAGGTGGAGCGGCAAGAGGCCACTGGGGAGCCGCGCCTGGCCCTGCTCTACATCGACATCGACCAGTTCCGCTACGTCAACGACACCCTCGGCCACGAGACCGGTGACCACCTCCTCGCCGAGGTGGGCAAGGAGCTCATCGCCGCCCAGCCCACCGACTCCCTGCTCGGGCGCGTGGGAGGCGACGCGTTCGTCCTGGCGGTGCCCGGGCTGGATGAGCAGGCGGCCTGCGGGGTGGGGGAGACCATCCGCGACCGGCTGGCCCATTTCGGCTTCCGGGTGGGCAAGCGGGACATGACCCTCTCGGTAAGCATCGGCGTCGCCCCCTTGCGGGACACCTCGGACACGGCCGGGGACCTCCTGGCCCGCGCCGACCTCGCCTGCAACCAGGCCAAGGAGGCGGGGCGCAACCGCATCAGCCTCTACCAGCCCGGCGAGACGGCCGGTCAGCTCATGAGCAAGCGGCTGGAGATGTTCCACCGGCTGCGCAGAGCTCTCAATCAGGACCGCTTCCGGCTGGTCTACCAGCCCATCCGCGGGCTCGGCGGCAACACCGGGGACTTCCACGAGACCCTGCTGCGCATGGAGGAGGACGGTGAGCTCCTGCTTCCCGCCGAGTTCCTTCCCACCGCCGAGCGCTTCAGCCTCATGGGCGAGATCGACCGCTGGGTGGTACGCCATGCCCTGGCCAAGCTGGCCACCGAACGCCGGGAGCGACCGGGGCTCACCTTCTCGATCAACCTCTCCGCCAGTGCCTTCAACGACCAGCAGCTCTGCGACGAGATCCGCCAGGAGATCGAGCGCTGGGAGCTGGACCCCTCCGCCGTGGTGTTCGAGATCACCGAGACGGTGGCCATCGCCAACATGGCGGCGGCCAAGGCCATGATCTGGACCCTCAAGGAGATGGGCTGCCGCTTCAGCCTCGACGATTTCGGCAGCGGCTTCGCCAGCTTCGCCTACCTGCGGGAGCTTCCGGTGGACTTGGTCAAGATCGACGGCCACTTCATCCGCGAGCTTTCCGGCTCCACCCTCGACCTGGCCATCGTCCGCTCCCTGGTGGACATCGCCCACACCCTCGGCAAGGAGGTGGTGGCCGAGTTCGTGGAGAACGGCCAGACCCTGGCCCTGCTCCAGGAGATGGGCGTGCACTACGGCCAGGGCGCCTACCTCGGCCCCCCGCAGGCGGAACCGGCCCCGGTGCTCCGCCGGCCCCGGCCCGCCGTTGGCGAAGGCTAG
- a CDS encoding sulfite exporter TauE/SafE family protein codes for MEALTLSAAFLVGLLGGPHCATMCGGITATLTFGLDERIRASVWRQLPFLAAYNLGRVASYTVAGVLAGALGTALALGTPHETGPVILRSLAGIIMVALGLYIGGWWPSFSRVERIGMPLWRRLEPLGQRLLPVQGVGTALGLGAVWGWLPCGMVYMVLVQSLTAGGAAQGGLLMLAFGLGTLPNLMAMGMFAAALGRWLGNPWVRRAAGALLVGFGLWTLWMVFGGGHGGMGNGH; via the coding sequence ATGGAAGCCCTCACCCTTTCCGCCGCCTTCCTGGTGGGCCTGCTGGGCGGCCCGCACTGCGCCACCATGTGCGGCGGCATCACGGCCACCCTCACCTTCGGCCTGGACGAGCGCATCCGCGCTTCGGTATGGCGGCAGCTGCCCTTCCTGGCGGCCTACAATCTGGGCCGCGTCGCCAGCTACACCGTGGCCGGCGTCCTCGCCGGGGCCCTTGGCACCGCCCTTGCTTTAGGGACCCCGCACGAGACCGGCCCGGTCATCCTGCGCAGCCTGGCCGGGATCATCATGGTGGCCCTGGGCCTGTACATCGGCGGCTGGTGGCCCTCCTTCAGCCGGGTGGAGCGCATCGGCATGCCCCTGTGGCGGCGCCTGGAGCCGCTCGGCCAGCGTCTGCTCCCCGTCCAGGGTGTGGGGACCGCTCTGGGGCTCGGCGCCGTCTGGGGCTGGTTGCCCTGCGGCATGGTGTACATGGTCCTGGTGCAGTCCCTCACCGCCGGCGGGGCGGCCCAGGGCGGCCTGCTCATGCTAGCCTTCGGCCTGGGCACGCTGCCCAACCTCATGGCCATGGGCATGTTCGCCGCCGCCCTGGGCCGCTGGCTCGGCAACCCCTGGGTGCGCCGGGCGGCCGGGGCCCTGCTCGTCGGGTTCGGCCTGTGGACCCTGTGGATGGTTTTCGGCGGCGGCCACGGCGGCATGGGGAACGGCCACTGA
- the uvrA gene encoding excinuclease ABC subunit UvrA yields MDWIQVRGARTHNLKNINVDIPRDRLVVITGVSGSGKSSLAFDTLYADGQRRYVESLSAYARQFLNMMSKPEVESIEGLSPAISIEQKTASHNPRSTVGTVTEIYDYLRLLFARVGQPVCYSCGKPIRAQTVTQMVDQVLGMEEGTRIHVLAPIVRGRKGEHRELLEKVRAQGFIRARVDGEMVELDGGIPELDGKRAHQVELVVDRLKVREDARNRLAESLETALRYGEGLAQVQVLDGPELLFSERFACPDCNVSYPDLEPRMFSFNNPHGACPTCDGLGVISSFDSQRVIPHTDWTLREGAIRPWDKRHSHFYFQMLEALGEHYGFDTETPFERLPEEAQRVILYGSGEEKIRFTFESESGSAHYRDMPFEGVIPNLDRRYRETESAAVREDLAKYITEEPCPDCGGARLRIEARNVLVGGRAIHEVTRDPVHRTLDFFRELDLHGSRAQIAERILKEINDRLSFLVDVGLNYLTLDRSADTLSGGEAQRIRLASQIGAGLVGVMYVLDEPSIGLHPRDNDRLLGTLKHLRDLGNTVIVVEHDEEAIRAADHVVDMGPGAGTHGGEVVATGMPDEVARNADSLTGAYLSRREEIAIPAERHPPEDGYTLTVEGARGNNLDDVSVDIPLGLFSCITGVSGSGKSTLINETLAKGVSRELHGARAQPAPHDAIHGLERIDKIVNIDQSAIGRTPRSNPATYTGIFTPVRELFAGTQEARTRGYKPGRFSFNVKGGRCEACQGEGVIKVEMHFLPDAFVPCDECEGKRYNRETLEVRYKGKNIHEVLEMTIEEAREFFDPVPAVANKLQTLMDAGLSYVKLGQSATTLSGGEAQRVKLARELSRRDTGRTLYILDEPTTGLHFDDIRQLLSVLHRLRDHGNTVLVIEHNLDVMKTADWIIDLGPEGGEGGGRILATGTPEDVTREPESHTGRYLAEVLSHRLGPATAAR; encoded by the coding sequence ATGGACTGGATCCAGGTCCGCGGCGCGCGCACCCACAACCTGAAGAACATCAATGTGGACATCCCGCGGGACCGGCTGGTGGTCATCACCGGGGTCTCCGGGTCCGGCAAGTCCTCGCTCGCCTTCGACACCCTCTACGCCGACGGCCAGCGGCGCTACGTGGAAAGCCTCTCCGCCTACGCCCGGCAGTTCCTCAACATGATGAGCAAGCCGGAGGTGGAGTCCATCGAAGGGCTGTCGCCGGCCATCTCCATCGAGCAAAAGACCGCCTCCCACAACCCCCGCAGCACGGTGGGCACGGTCACCGAGATCTACGACTACCTGCGGCTGCTCTTCGCGCGGGTGGGCCAGCCGGTGTGCTATTCCTGCGGCAAGCCCATCCGCGCCCAGACCGTCACCCAGATGGTGGACCAGGTGCTGGGCATGGAGGAGGGCACGCGCATCCACGTGCTCGCGCCCATCGTGCGCGGGCGCAAGGGCGAGCACCGCGAGCTGCTGGAGAAGGTGCGCGCCCAGGGCTTCATCCGGGCGCGGGTGGACGGCGAGATGGTGGAGCTCGACGGCGGCATCCCGGAGCTCGACGGCAAGCGCGCCCACCAGGTGGAGCTGGTGGTGGACCGGCTCAAGGTCCGCGAGGACGCCCGCAACCGGCTGGCCGAGTCCCTGGAGACCGCCCTGCGCTACGGCGAGGGGCTGGCCCAGGTTCAGGTGCTCGACGGCCCGGAGCTGTTGTTCTCCGAGCGCTTCGCCTGCCCGGACTGCAACGTCTCCTATCCGGACCTCGAGCCCCGGATGTTCTCCTTCAACAACCCCCACGGCGCCTGCCCCACCTGCGACGGCCTGGGGGTGATCAGCTCCTTCGACTCGCAGCGGGTCATCCCGCACACGGACTGGACCCTGCGCGAGGGCGCCATCCGCCCCTGGGACAAGCGCCACAGCCATTTCTACTTCCAGATGCTGGAGGCGCTCGGGGAGCACTACGGCTTCGACACCGAGACCCCCTTTGAGCGGCTGCCCGAGGAGGCGCAGCGGGTCATCCTCTACGGCTCCGGCGAGGAGAAGATCCGCTTCACCTTCGAGTCGGAGTCGGGGAGCGCCCACTACCGGGACATGCCCTTCGAGGGCGTGATCCCCAACCTGGATCGGCGCTACCGCGAGACCGAGTCGGCGGCGGTCCGCGAGGACCTGGCCAAGTACATCACCGAGGAGCCCTGCCCCGACTGCGGCGGCGCGCGCCTGCGCATCGAGGCCCGCAACGTGCTGGTGGGCGGGCGGGCCATTCACGAGGTCACGCGCGACCCCGTGCACCGCACCCTGGACTTCTTCCGGGAGCTGGACCTGCACGGCAGCCGCGCCCAGATCGCCGAGCGCATCCTCAAGGAGATCAACGACCGCCTGTCGTTCCTGGTGGACGTGGGCCTGAACTACCTGACTCTGGACCGGTCGGCGGATACCCTGTCCGGCGGCGAGGCGCAGCGCATCCGGCTGGCCAGCCAGATCGGCGCCGGCCTGGTAGGCGTCATGTACGTGCTCGACGAACCCTCAATCGGCCTCCACCCGCGCGACAACGACCGCCTGCTCGGCACGCTCAAACACCTGCGTGACCTGGGCAACACGGTGATCGTGGTGGAGCACGACGAGGAGGCCATCCGCGCCGCCGACCATGTGGTGGACATGGGCCCCGGCGCCGGCACCCACGGCGGCGAGGTGGTGGCCACCGGCATGCCGGACGAGGTGGCGCGCAACGCCGATAGCCTCACCGGCGCCTACCTCTCCCGCCGCGAGGAGATCGCCATCCCCGCGGAGCGCCACCCGCCCGAGGACGGCTACACCCTCACGGTGGAAGGGGCGCGCGGCAACAACCTGGACGACGTCAGCGTGGACATCCCCCTGGGGCTGTTCTCCTGCATCACCGGGGTCTCCGGCTCCGGCAAGTCCACGCTCATCAACGAGACCCTGGCCAAGGGCGTCTCGCGCGAGCTCCACGGCGCCCGCGCCCAGCCCGCGCCGCACGACGCCATCCACGGCCTGGAGCGCATCGACAAGATCGTCAACATCGACCAGTCGGCCATCGGCCGGACGCCCCGCTCCAATCCGGCCACCTACACCGGCATCTTCACCCCCGTTCGCGAGCTGTTCGCCGGCACCCAGGAGGCCCGTACCCGCGGCTACAAGCCCGGGCGGTTCTCCTTCAACGTCAAGGGCGGGCGCTGCGAGGCCTGCCAGGGGGAGGGGGTGATCAAGGTGGAGATGCACTTCCTGCCCGACGCCTTCGTGCCGTGCGACGAGTGCGAAGGCAAGCGCTACAACCGGGAGACCCTGGAGGTACGCTACAAGGGCAAGAACATCCACGAGGTGCTGGAGATGACCATCGAGGAGGCGCGGGAGTTCTTCGACCCCGTGCCGGCGGTGGCCAACAAGCTCCAGACCCTGATGGATGCGGGTCTGTCCTACGTCAAGCTGGGCCAGAGCGCCACCACCCTGTCCGGCGGCGAGGCGCAGCGGGTCAAACTGGCCCGCGAGCTGTCCCGCCGCGACACCGGCCGCACCCTGTACATCCTCGACGAGCCCACCACCGGCCTGCACTTCGACGACATCCGGCAGCTGCTCTCGGTGCTGCACCGCCTGCGGGACCACGGCAACACGGTGCTGGTGATCGAGCACAATCTGGACGTCATGAAGACCGCCGACTGGATCATCGACCTCGGCCCGGAGGGCGGCGAGGGAGGCGGGCGGATCCTGGCCACCGGCACGCCCGAGGATGTAACCCGCGAACCGGAGAGCCACACCGGGCGCTACCTCGCCGAGGTCCTCTCCCACCGGCTGGGACCCGCTACCGCCGCCCGCTGA
- a CDS encoding MFS transporter yields the protein MSEEKTVMSPAERRASLSLAGIFGLRMLGLFLILPVLSLYAHDLPGATPLLVGTAIGAYGLTQALLQIPFGAASDRLGRKPVIAFGLLLFAGGSVLAAMADNIYLLLLGRVLQGAGAIGAAVIAMVADLTREETRTRAMALIGMTIGVSFAVSLVLGPTLEHWIGVPGIFWLTAVLSAGAIGVVYLVVPEPEHSGRHRDAELSREMLGSILRNPTLLRLDFGIFALHLVLTALFVVIPPVLVEEVGLATSWQWILYLPVVLASFVLMFPLVFLAEARRLMQPVFLGAIVVLLAALLLLAWLPPGPWSLGLALVAFFTGFNVLEASLPSLISKAAPAAAKGTAVGVYNVAEFFGAFLGGTLGGAVAGAYGPEGVFLIGAVVALLWLGVALSGPVPHHVSTRLIAVGALEPGEARELERALQEIEGMVEARVFADEGTAYCKVDRQRLDEEALGEVLDWVRAEAEAAG from the coding sequence TTGAGCGAGGAAAAGACCGTAATGTCCCCGGCCGAGCGTCGGGCCTCCCTGTCGCTGGCGGGGATCTTCGGCCTCCGGATGCTTGGACTCTTCCTCATCCTTCCCGTCCTCAGCCTCTACGCCCACGACCTGCCCGGCGCCACCCCGCTGCTGGTGGGCACGGCCATCGGCGCCTACGGCCTGACCCAGGCCCTCCTCCAGATCCCCTTCGGCGCCGCCTCCGATCGGCTGGGCCGCAAGCCGGTGATCGCCTTTGGGCTGTTGCTGTTCGCCGGGGGCTCCGTGCTGGCGGCCATGGCCGACAACATCTATCTGCTCCTGCTCGGGCGCGTCCTTCAGGGTGCCGGGGCCATCGGCGCGGCCGTGATCGCCATGGTCGCCGACCTGACCCGGGAAGAGACCCGTACCCGGGCCATGGCGCTGATCGGCATGACCATCGGCGTTTCCTTCGCCGTCTCCCTGGTGCTGGGGCCCACCCTGGAGCACTGGATCGGCGTGCCCGGCATCTTCTGGCTCACCGCGGTGCTGTCGGCGGGGGCCATCGGGGTGGTGTACCTGGTGGTGCCGGAGCCGGAGCATTCCGGCCGCCACCGGGACGCCGAGCTGTCCCGGGAGATGCTGGGGAGCATCCTCCGTAACCCCACCCTGCTGCGGCTGGACTTCGGCATCTTCGCTCTGCACCTGGTGCTCACCGCCCTGTTCGTGGTGATCCCGCCCGTGCTGGTGGAGGAGGTGGGCTTGGCCACCTCGTGGCAATGGATCCTGTACCTGCCGGTGGTGCTGGCCTCCTTCGTCCTCATGTTCCCCCTGGTGTTCCTGGCCGAGGCGCGGCGTCTCATGCAGCCGGTGTTCCTGGGGGCCATCGTCGTGCTGTTGGCCGCCCTGCTCCTGTTGGCCTGGCTGCCCCCGGGACCGTGGAGCCTGGGCCTGGCCTTGGTGGCCTTCTTCACCGGCTTCAACGTCCTGGAGGCCAGCCTGCCCTCCCTCATCTCCAAGGCCGCCCCGGCGGCGGCCAAGGGGACGGCCGTGGGGGTCTACAACGTGGCAGAGTTCTTCGGCGCCTTCCTGGGCGGCACCCTGGGCGGCGCGGTGGCGGGGGCCTACGGACCGGAGGGGGTGTTCCTGATCGGCGCGGTGGTGGCCCTGCTCTGGCTGGGGGTGGCCCTATCCGGCCCCGTGCCCCATCATGTATCCACCCGCCTGATCGCCGTGGGCGCCCTGGAGCCGGGAGAGGCCCGGGAGCTGGAGCGCGCCCTGCAGGAGATCGAGGGCATGGTGGAGGCGCGGGTGTTCGCCGACGAGGGCACCGCCTACTGCAAGGTGGACCGGCAGCGGCTCGACGAGGAGGCCCTGGGCGAGGTCCTGGACTGGGTCCGGGCGGAGGCCGAGGCGGCCGGGTAG
- a CDS encoding single-stranded DNA-binding protein — protein sequence MASGGVNKVILIGNLGRDPEIRYTTNGNAVANISLATTRRYRGRDGQQQEETEWHRVVMFSRLAEIAGEYLRKGSQVYIEGRLQTRKWQDNNGQDRYSTEVVANEMQMLGGGGSGGGGRGGGGWDQSAPSDFDQTAPQGGGSGGGGQPDFDQDFEDDIPF from the coding sequence ATGGCCAGCGGCGGCGTGAACAAGGTCATCCTGATCGGGAATCTGGGACGGGATCCCGAGATCCGCTACACCACCAACGGCAACGCGGTGGCCAACATCAGCCTGGCCACCACCCGGCGCTACCGGGGCCGGGACGGCCAGCAGCAGGAAGAGACCGAGTGGCACCGCGTGGTGATGTTCTCCCGCCTGGCGGAGATCGCCGGCGAGTACCTGCGCAAGGGCTCCCAGGTCTACATCGAGGGCCGCCTGCAGACCCGCAAGTGGCAGGACAACAACGGCCAGGATCGCTACTCCACCGAGGTGGTGGCCAACGAGATGCAGATGCTCGGCGGGGGCGGCTCCGGCGGCGGTGGCCGGGGCGGCGGGGGCTGGGACCAGTCGGCCCCCTCCGACTTCGACCAGACCGCCCCGCAGGGCGGCGGGTCCGGAGGCGGCGGCCAGCCCGACTTCGATCAGGATTTCGAGGACGATATTCCGTTCTAA